The Arachis ipaensis cultivar K30076 chromosome B03, Araip1.1, whole genome shotgun sequence region ATAAACTAAATTCCATTGTTCAACTAATTGTTCCAAAGTAACTCTATAATGCCGTGaccctaaatcaaactcaatcagTGGCATTACCTCCTCACCCTCTTCATCAAGTTTGGAACAACATAATTTAAAGtactattaataatattattaatagaGACCAtttataaactcaacaaactcaaaacattaataatattattaatctatTAATAATACATATTATCATAAAGTTACAGATCAATAAAAATTTATCAATATAAGAATAATGaagattaattaaaattttaagtatattaaaattcaattaaatttacatatattttactcaaaatatacgtaaaattttaattgattttgagtaaaaaatatataaatttaattgtattttaatatatgtaaaattttaattaatccaTATTATATTATTCTTATATTGATAAATCTTCATCGATCTGTAATCTTATGACAATTTGTATACTATATattcaataatttattaaaaaataatattaatataatgaataaaaatcatttgaaaaagatattgcttaAAGAATAAGGCCAAATAAACCCCTAACTAATTTGAATTTAGAGACAATTAGACTCCTGTCTATTTTTGAACCTGACACGTCAGTGTTCCGTTCAGACTTGACGGAGAAACACTCACAAGGACCGCGTTGTGTCATGGAAGTAGAGGATAGGAACCGAAATGGATCATTTTTATCTTAAAAGATCGCGTTGTCATTCTGAAAAATGGACAGGGGTTGGGTTGGTAGTTCGCTCATCaaattttgatacaaatttttccAATCACTATTAGAAAAATAAGAtcttttcatcattaaaaattgataattttatgtcgagtgatttaaaaaaaatgatatattGTGTCATATTTtttggaaaataaaaaatataaaaatcaaattttgttctaaatttttttatacacatgctaaatatttattcaaatatttttaaaaaaattagatttaATGAATAAACTGTTTGTTATATATGAATGTTTTTAATTTGatacttataaaaaatataatatttattaattttttgtgatatttttaattaattcaaaaattattttattgataaCAATTTTTTTTCGGCATTTGAATATTTCGAGATTGGTAGGTTTTTTTGTTCTCTTTCCAtgtaaaaaagaagagaagagaagagcattGTGGGAAAAAGAGGAGAGAATACCGAATCAGCGTAGACccaaaaaagcaaaagaaataagaaaaaagaaaagagaaatggTCTGGTCTTACGACAGCACCTCCCTCTGACCATAAAAATAGGCCATTTATATAACTCCCGcgttctctcttctcttttacaCCTCTAAtcttatttcttttctcttttctgtttctttttcagtttctccTGTTATTGATTTCAGAAGAAGAAGATGCCTGCGACGACAGAGAACAACCACAACCAGGGATCGTTCCTGGGGAGAATAAGCATCAGAAGGAACCAGGTGATGTCGATGTCAATGGACGGCATCCACGACACGGAGTGTGAGGAGATGGAGCTATTTCAGAGGCACGTGGCAGAGAGATTCGCAGAGCTGCTGTCGTGCACAGATGAACCGGAGGCATTCATGTCCATCGGGTGGCTGAGGAAGCTTCTAGACGAGTTTTTGTGTTGTGAGGCAGAGTTCAAGGCTGTAATCCTCATGGGAAGGGACCCATTCCAGATCGCCAAGCCACCTCTCGACAAGCTCCTCCCTGAGCTCCTTGACCGCATCATCAAGTCTCTCGATGTCTGCAATGCCGTCTCCCTCGGAATTGATTCCCTCAGGAACATCCAACGCCTCGCCGAAATCGTCCTCTCTGCCCTCGACCAGACCCTCATCGGAGACGGCCAGGTCCGCCGTGCAAAGAAGGCCCTCTCCACCCTCCTCAGCGCCATGCTCCACGAGGACAAGGACGGCGGCATCACCAAGGGCACCGAGCGCAACCGCTCATTCGGCCGTCGCGGCAACAAGGACAAAGACCGCTCTGCCGCTGCCCCCTTCCGCTCCCTCTCTTGGACCATGCCCAAAAACTGGTCTGCTGCCAAGCAAATTCACGCCATGTCATCCAACCTGGCAGCTCCACGTGGCAATGAGTCGTCTGGCCTTGCCCTCCCTGTTTTTATAATGAACACCGTTTTGGTTTTCATTCTGTGGACATTGGTTGCAGCGCTTCCATGCCAGGAGAGGAGTGGGCTTGGGACCCACTTCCAGATGCCTAGGAATTTGAGCTGGGCCCAGCCCATCACTGCACTTCAGGAGAGGATCTCCGAGGagtggaagaagaaggagaagaaaggtACGGTGGGGCTATTGGAGGAGATGCAGAAGATGGAGAAGATTGCACAATGGCTCCTTGATTTTGCAGACTCATTCCAGTTCCCTGCCGAGGCTGACAAATTGGAGGAAGTTAAGGCACAAGTGGAGGAGTTGGCTGATATATGCCGGAAGATGGAGGAAGGGTTGGAGCCATTGCAGCTGCAGATTAGAGAGGTCTTCCATAGAGTTGTCAGGACCAGAACTGAGTTCCTTCATGTGTTGGACCAAGCTGCCAAATTGAATATACCCACTTCCTAAACAACTTCCATAACGGCACCCTCTTTTTCACtctatcttttctttttccccttatttttcttgtttaaaaGAATCCCCCTTTGTGAACGGCACTTTCAGAACCAACATGGACAGTTCAATGAGGTTGGTTTCTGGGGGTGGGGGTTAATTTAAAATTCTTTACAAGGTATGGAAAGCATAGTCATTTCCAAAGCTGGTCTTCTTAATggattattttaatatttcattAACTATGGTAGGCTGCTCTCTACATTTGCCTACATTGTACATCAACATTATAGCTTCTTTTATGGGCTGCTTTACTTCTAAGGGGGATGTCTGCGGCTGCATTTACTAAAAACTTGTTTAATTAGCTGTATCTATTCTTTATTAAtcaattttctatttattttttctagaACCATGGTATTCTGTTGcgtaaaagaaaaagatgaaaaagatgtTGCTTGGGGTTGGAAGAAAGACATACATCCATCTAGAAATTAAGCAAAAGTTTTCCCCTTATTATATCACTTATTAACAAGCTTACTTTAACTTATATTTTTCTCGTTTAGTTTTAGAGTTCCAAAGGAGCTAGTATTAATTGTCTAGTACATCTGGAAATGATGATATGTTGGTATATTATTATGGCAACTACCCCCATGAAGatgtcaaaaatatatttttatgatgaTCTTTATTTAAAAAATGTAACATATTTGTTTGGCCACACTTTTATGACATATAAAAATCAAGCCCTACAACTTATCATCTAATAGTCAAAAAGAAATATCTTcatatgatgacaattatgaAATTTTCATTGGAGTAGCCATCTATTATTAATGACCAGTGGTTGCATGACAATTTCATAGGAACTACGTTGAATAGGCCAGAGGGGAGGTAAGATTGGATCTAAAATTCGTTAAGTTTTCCTCCCATGTACATGTCAACGATGATCATATATTTTAAGCAAAAAATGTGCAGTGATATATTACTATCCACATTTTTTAGTGAAAGTCAGCAATCAAAAGTTTGGAGGGAGCACTAGAGCAATCAACACTCAGCACTAGAAAACAAATTTGAGTGCCTAGTGCAAAATAACTGGATTTCTACATGCCCACTACTACAAAGCTTATACCGATcgaaagaaaaaatataattatacctTATACTTGGTTCCTCAAGTTGGAGGTTTTATTTATATCAGCATAGCTAGACGTACAAGTCATTAAATGTTTTGCAGAAACCTATCATCCATAATTAACTCTGAAAAATAACAATCAAAATCGAAATGTGATTTCAATAACGTAAATTAAATTAGCAATAGAATGCTAAAAATTGACAAAAGTTATAGAGTAGGGATTTTGTCATAATTTACAGGTTTTGACTATATTCACTTTATTCAGCAAGTTTGGTAAGTTTGAGAACCATTTCAAAACATGCAGCCTTAGTAGATTAGTTATAGCACAAAATTTCTCTTGTTGTTATTGTTGGCTTGTTGCTATCATCTCTTTGCATTTTGAATTTGTCTTTCATATCAGAATATTTAAACGTATTTCATCTTTGGAATCTTTGCcaacaatgaatcaataatactaGCATTTGGCCACGCAATTGCACGAAAAAATCTAATCATTTTTTtcgttaaa contains the following coding sequences:
- the LOC107634567 gene encoding uncharacterized protein LOC107634567 encodes the protein MPATTENNHNQGSFLGRISIRRNQVMSMSMDGIHDTECEEMELFQRHVAERFAELLSCTDEPEAFMSIGWLRKLLDEFLCCEAEFKAVILMGRDPFQIAKPPLDKLLPELLDRIIKSLDVCNAVSLGIDSLRNIQRLAEIVLSALDQTLIGDGQVRRAKKALSTLLSAMLHEDKDGGITKGTERNRSFGRRGNKDKDRSAAAPFRSLSWTMPKNWSAAKQIHAMSSNLAAPRGNESSGLALPVFIMNTVLVFILWTLVAALPCQERSGLGTHFQMPRNLSWAQPITALQERISEEWKKKEKKGTVGLLEEMQKMEKIAQWLLDFADSFQFPAEADKLEEVKAQVEELADICRKMEEGLEPLQLQIREVFHRVVRTRTEFLHVLDQAAKLNIPTS